One Amaranthus tricolor cultivar Red isolate AtriRed21 chromosome 10, ASM2621246v1, whole genome shotgun sequence genomic window carries:
- the LOC130825095 gene encoding uncharacterized protein LOC130825095 has translation MGTREVYEEKLRTGSVYHHDPTINPGLGTPRCPRCLSLIDPDSKNGEWTITSVLHDATAVAGTGIGAMLSATHGFNTGIPFFQKHVKGPKWLSFVFGLPPLLMYSAVCATFGGYALPKFTQLTVTSYYAASSASHYGISLLTRRIEEAYVSASRQDKPS, from the exons ATGGGAACTCGAGAAGTGTACGAAGAAAAGCTTCGAACTGGCAGTGTTTATCACCATGATCCAACGATCAATCCGGGTCTGGGTACACCTCGCTGCCCCCGTTGTCTCTCTCTTATCGACCCAGATTCT AAAAATGGTGAATGGACTATTACTTCTGTGTTACATGATGCTACAGCTGTG GCTGGCACTGGAATTGGAGCAATGCTAAGTGCTACACATGGTTTTAATACTG GGATAcctttttttcaaaaacatGTTAAAGGACCCAAGTGGCTTTCATTTGTTTTTGGG CTTCCACCTTTACTCATGTATTCAGCTGTTTGTGCTACATTTGGTG GCTATGCTCTTCCTAAATTCACTCAGCTTACTGTGACATCGTATTATGCTGCTTCAAGTGCTTCACATTATGGAATTTCTCTACTCACTAGACGCATTGAAGAAGCATATGTGTCAGCTTCTCGGCAGGATAAACCCTCTTGA
- the LOC130825097 gene encoding dirigent protein 11-like, whose protein sequence is MAQKMLKISYNLLIISIIILTSTPKSQAIFARTTTKAQQQPQNLTHIQFYFHDYVSGPNPTAIRIAQAKSTDQSSSSFGALVMIDDPLTEGPGNDSKIIGYAQGMYAFADQQQFALMMTMNLVFIEGDYNGSSLSVMGRNPVMESVREFGVIGGSGVFRFASGYAQAKTITMMDPNGATIVEYNVYVSH, encoded by the coding sequence atggcacaaaaaatgttaaaaatttcCTATAATCTCCTCATAATCTCCATAATTATCCTTACATCTACACCCAAATCACAAGCCATTTTTGCAAGAACAACCACAAAAGCCCAACAACAACCCCAAAACCTAACCCATATCCAATTCTACTTCCATGACTATGTCTCAGGCCCAAACCCAACAGCTATAAGGATTGCCCAAGCTAAATCGACCGACCAATCGTCGAGCTCGTTCGGGGCGCTGGTCATGATCGACGATCCATTGACGGAAGGTCCGGGGAATGACTCAAAGATCATAGGTTATGCCCAAGGAATGTATGCATTTGCTGATCAACAACAATTTGCACTTATGATGACTATGAATTTGGTGTTTATAGAAGGGGATTATAATGGAAGTAGTTTGAGTGTTATGGGAAGGAATCCTGTTATGGAAAGTGTTAGGGAATTTGGGGTTATCGGTGGGAGTGGTGTGTTTAGATTTGCTAGTGGGTATGCTCAAGCTAAGACTATTACTATGATGGATCCTAATGGGGCTACTATTGTTGAGTATAATGTTTATGTTTctcattaa